One Bdellovibrio bacteriovorus str. Tiberius DNA segment encodes these proteins:
- a CDS encoding FAD-dependent oxidoreductase, translating into MGRSAELSGPNLSRGVDLNELREDKSLLGYVGEDPVILVRHDEEYFAIGATCSHYGGPLAEGLVVGETVHCPWHHACFDLRTGEALKAPALNPVSAYNVEMRGGKVFVTGKKESTVRPREWSESQRYVIVGSGASGTAAAIMLRKQGFIGSITIISEDKSLPYDRPNLSKDYLAGNVPEDWVPLETEEFYQTHKIHFELSTKAEKIDAHRRSVFLSNGKTLRYDRLLLATGGEPIHPPIPGIKQDHVFYLRTLQDCQRIIGRTSWAQKVVIVGAGFIGLEVAAALRQRNLEVHVVAPEEMPLLKVVGVHVGSVLHKLHEEHGVIFHLGHTIKEIRQRSVLLDDGQSVDCDFVIVGTGIRPNTQLAEQAGCWVENGVLVNEYLETSVPGIFAAGDIARWPDPHSQRSIRVEHWEVAERQGQTAALNMMGDRVKFQDVPFFWTQHYDLSLGYVGHSDRFDRMDVMGDLGSRDFAVAYYEDQKVAAVLTLGRDRESLLVEEAIGQFDEKKIHEIFNQHERNHHP; encoded by the coding sequence ATGGGAAGAAGTGCAGAGTTGAGCGGACCGAATCTAAGCAGAGGCGTGGACTTAAACGAGCTGCGCGAAGATAAAAGTCTGCTGGGTTATGTGGGTGAAGATCCAGTGATCCTGGTTCGCCACGATGAAGAGTACTTTGCCATTGGTGCAACCTGTTCCCACTATGGGGGGCCTCTTGCTGAAGGTTTGGTGGTTGGAGAAACTGTACACTGTCCCTGGCACCATGCCTGTTTTGACCTGCGCACCGGCGAAGCGCTGAAGGCGCCGGCTTTGAATCCCGTTTCGGCCTACAATGTGGAAATGCGAGGCGGTAAGGTGTTCGTCACTGGAAAAAAAGAAAGCACCGTGCGCCCGCGCGAATGGAGTGAATCTCAGCGATATGTCATTGTGGGTTCGGGCGCTTCGGGGACCGCAGCCGCGATCATGCTGCGCAAGCAGGGCTTTATCGGATCCATCACTATCATCAGCGAAGACAAGTCTTTGCCGTATGATCGTCCGAATCTGTCCAAGGACTATCTGGCCGGGAATGTGCCTGAAGACTGGGTGCCTTTGGAAACAGAGGAATTTTATCAGACCCACAAAATTCATTTTGAACTTTCAACGAAGGCGGAAAAGATCGATGCGCACCGGCGCAGTGTGTTTCTTTCAAATGGAAAGACTTTGCGCTATGACCGGCTGCTCTTGGCAACGGGTGGGGAGCCGATTCATCCACCGATTCCAGGTATTAAGCAAGATCATGTGTTCTATCTGCGCACTTTGCAGGATTGTCAGCGCATCATCGGTCGCACCTCGTGGGCGCAAAAAGTGGTGATTGTGGGTGCCGGTTTTATCGGTCTTGAAGTCGCCGCAGCTCTGCGCCAGCGTAATCTGGAAGTGCACGTGGTGGCGCCAGAGGAAATGCCCCTGTTAAAGGTCGTCGGTGTTCACGTCGGAAGTGTGCTGCACAAACTGCACGAAGAACACGGCGTAATCTTCCATCTGGGGCACACGATAAAGGAAATTCGCCAGCGCAGTGTGCTGCTGGATGATGGCCAAAGTGTGGACTGTGACTTCGTGATTGTTGGAACGGGGATTCGGCCCAACACCCAGCTGGCCGAGCAGGCTGGGTGCTGGGTTGAAAATGGTGTGCTGGTGAATGAGTACCTTGAAACCAGTGTGCCTGGAATCTTTGCTGCCGGTGATATCGCAAGGTGGCCCGATCCCCACAGTCAGCGCTCGATCCGGGTGGAACACTGGGAGGTCGCTGAACGCCAGGGTCAAACGGCGGCCCTAAACATGATGGGCGATCGGGTGAAGTTTCAGGATGTGCCGTTCTTCTGGACACAACACTATGATCTGAGTCTGGGATATGTCGGGCATTCGGATCGCTTTGATCGAATGGATGTGATGGGTGATCTCGGTAGCCGGGACTTTGCCGTGGCCTATTATGAAGATCAGAAGGTGGCGGCGGTGTTAACTCTGGGACGGGATCGGGAAAGTCTTTTGGTTGAGGAAGCTATCGGCCAGTTTGACGAAAAAAAGATCCATGAAATCTTTAATCAGCACGAGCGCAATCATCATCCCTAA
- a CDS encoding OsmC family protein — protein sequence MQRKGSAHWQGNLQHGSGELSTESGALKNLPYSFSDRFENGMGTNPEELIGAAHAGCFSMALSGALAKKGFNAESLDVSATVSLEKSGEGFSITSSKLKLRALVPGIDRKLFETIAQDAKANCPVSKVLKAEISLEIDFHELRSPSASAH from the coding sequence ATGCAACGCAAAGGTTCAGCTCACTGGCAGGGAAATCTTCAACATGGTAGCGGCGAACTGTCCACAGAAAGCGGCGCCCTTAAGAATCTTCCCTATTCCTTTTCGGATCGTTTTGAAAATGGCATGGGGACCAACCCCGAAGAACTGATTGGCGCAGCTCACGCCGGCTGCTTTTCCATGGCCCTTTCTGGAGCCCTCGCCAAAAAAGGATTCAATGCGGAATCGCTGGATGTCTCTGCGACAGTGAGCCTGGAAAAGTCCGGCGAAGGATTTTCCATCACGTCTTCCAAGCTGAAGCTGCGTGCGCTGGTGCCGGGCATTGATCGCAAACTCTTTGAAACCATTGCTCAGGATGCCAAGGCCAACTGTCCGGTTTCAAAGGTGCTCAAGGCAGAAATTTCTTTAGAAATCGACTTCCACGAGCTTCGCTCCCCTTCTGCATCCGCACACTAG
- a CDS encoding S8 family serine peptidase produces the protein MRTFKPKTTPRIFSSLLISALLFTACSPSAQAPKGQIFNSDFLEGLYSNRPTVEDPYIFIVKLSNPALLETAQRKDGKLVIDKKLLAAIQAEQEATVEELKKISADIKVLIRYKLVLNGFAVWAPANVYEKIKAVPNITLSEKAGSFARPSEDEINLKGLVGKNTSVKFIGSEAAYAQNIRGQGMRVGVIDTGVDYTHKMLGGEGTEEAYKAVNPNETHPSFPNKKVVGGIDIVGSEYNSGAPNPVKRIPVPDANPLDEATHGTHVAGTVAGVGDGVNTYDGVAPDADLYAIKVFGAKGSTSDEVVIAALEYAADPTGDLTFQKQLDVVNLSLGSGYGNPHIMYNHAIKNLVRGGTVVVAAAGNSGDLPYIVGAPSVSDDAISVANSIDNMNQNVLFPAAEFAVNGEALVVEAIEGAITKQLAEVTDLKGELVYIGTAAKPLDEATKARLQGKIAFIDRGEVNFSVKIQVAQENGAIGVVVANNAEGAPIVMGGDGKFDIPAIMIDLTSAKRIKAALAQGPVEANLKTTAQIEKPWMADTISPSSSRGPRSEDGIIKPEISAPGTNIISAARGAGDKGATMTGTSMASPHIAGVMALLKQKYSTLSPAELKSVLLAHGKVIHAADKKVYSVSRQGAGRVQVAESLNAKIVTVPSVISFGITDVEKQKTLAKEIVVKNISDETVTLTAQWTGSEALQITAATVTLAAGESKTVLVKGKINGSLMQNSTDELDGFLTFKAQDKTLAQLPALAVTRKISKISASPVVVHSSSKADSAGSLAEIVLKNDSVNPGEAYLFNLLGADGRKKSPKQDLVHNRNCDLQSAGYRVIESDKGRVLQVALKLYEGMTTWQRCEVNVQIDSNGDGLADQELAGLPASDLPGMTGDDFVSLLLDGNQAREMRRQYETDFATDPSKAKEDYSGAVLDIRGMGVFDNSTLAIIEADISLLSFAETGEISLKVSTTHGDNGAIEYDDYLGEHSSQWEKVSVNTNAQAYTQIPEVIELDAQSSTTVNLIKGYGAGDLILYAPQNRSVRDVLLEDNQSQLIPATFSDEN, from the coding sequence ATGAGAACGTTTAAACCGAAGACAACACCAAGAATTTTTTCATCCCTGCTGATTTCAGCTTTGTTGTTCACGGCCTGCAGCCCGTCGGCTCAAGCTCCGAAAGGTCAGATCTTCAATTCAGATTTCCTGGAAGGCCTTTACAGCAACCGCCCGACTGTTGAAGATCCGTATATCTTTATCGTCAAACTTTCCAATCCGGCTTTGCTGGAAACAGCGCAAAGAAAAGACGGCAAACTGGTTATCGACAAAAAACTTCTTGCCGCGATTCAGGCGGAACAGGAAGCCACTGTTGAAGAACTTAAAAAGATCTCTGCTGATATCAAAGTTCTTATTCGCTACAAACTGGTGCTGAATGGTTTTGCGGTTTGGGCACCTGCGAACGTCTATGAAAAGATCAAGGCCGTTCCAAACATCACTCTTTCTGAAAAAGCGGGTTCTTTCGCCCGCCCTTCTGAAGATGAAATCAACCTGAAAGGCCTGGTTGGCAAAAACACGTCCGTGAAATTCATCGGTTCTGAAGCCGCTTATGCCCAGAACATCCGTGGTCAGGGCATGCGTGTGGGCGTGATCGACACAGGTGTCGACTACACTCATAAAATGCTGGGTGGCGAAGGCACAGAAGAGGCCTACAAAGCTGTCAATCCAAACGAAACTCACCCGTCTTTCCCGAACAAAAAGGTTGTGGGCGGTATCGACATCGTGGGTTCTGAGTACAACTCCGGCGCACCAAATCCAGTGAAGCGCATTCCGGTTCCGGATGCGAACCCTTTGGACGAAGCAACTCACGGCACCCACGTGGCCGGCACTGTGGCTGGTGTGGGTGACGGCGTGAACACGTATGATGGTGTCGCTCCGGATGCGGATCTTTATGCGATCAAAGTTTTCGGCGCTAAAGGATCCACCAGTGATGAAGTTGTGATCGCGGCCCTGGAATATGCGGCAGATCCAACGGGTGACCTGACTTTCCAGAAACAACTGGATGTTGTGAATCTTTCTTTGGGCAGCGGTTACGGCAATCCTCACATCATGTACAATCACGCAATCAAAAATCTGGTGCGCGGGGGAACTGTTGTTGTGGCGGCCGCGGGTAACAGTGGTGATTTGCCATACATCGTGGGTGCCCCGTCTGTTTCTGATGACGCTATTTCCGTGGCTAACAGCATCGACAACATGAACCAAAACGTGCTTTTCCCAGCGGCAGAATTTGCAGTTAACGGCGAAGCCCTGGTTGTTGAAGCCATTGAAGGCGCCATCACCAAACAATTGGCTGAAGTGACTGATTTGAAAGGCGAGCTGGTTTATATCGGTACAGCAGCCAAACCTTTGGATGAAGCGACCAAAGCTCGTCTGCAGGGTAAAATCGCCTTCATCGACCGTGGTGAAGTGAACTTCTCCGTGAAAATTCAAGTGGCTCAGGAAAATGGCGCTATCGGCGTTGTTGTTGCCAACAATGCTGAAGGTGCACCGATCGTTATGGGTGGTGACGGGAAATTTGACATCCCAGCCATCATGATTGACCTGACATCTGCAAAACGTATCAAGGCGGCATTGGCGCAAGGCCCGGTTGAAGCCAACCTTAAAACCACGGCTCAGATTGAAAAACCGTGGATGGCAGACACCATCTCCCCGTCTTCTTCCCGTGGTCCCCGTTCTGAAGACGGTATCATCAAGCCTGAGATCTCTGCTCCGGGCACCAACATCATCTCTGCGGCTCGCGGTGCTGGTGACAAAGGTGCGACGATGACTGGAACCAGCATGGCCAGCCCGCACATCGCAGGGGTGATGGCGTTGCTGAAACAAAAATACAGCACACTAAGCCCGGCCGAGCTGAAATCAGTACTGCTGGCACACGGAAAAGTGATCCACGCGGCGGACAAAAAGGTTTACTCCGTCAGCCGTCAGGGTGCTGGACGTGTCCAGGTGGCAGAATCTTTGAATGCCAAAATCGTGACGGTTCCGTCTGTGATTTCTTTTGGTATTACCGACGTTGAAAAACAAAAGACCCTGGCTAAAGAAATCGTTGTTAAAAACATCAGCGACGAGACTGTGACTTTGACAGCTCAGTGGACTGGCTCTGAGGCTTTGCAAATCACGGCAGCAACTGTAACCTTGGCGGCCGGCGAATCCAAAACTGTTCTGGTTAAGGGCAAAATCAACGGCTCTTTGATGCAAAACTCTACCGACGAGCTGGATGGATTCCTGACCTTCAAGGCTCAGGACAAAACTTTGGCGCAACTGCCGGCTTTGGCGGTGACTCGCAAGATTTCTAAAATCTCGGCGTCCCCTGTTGTGGTTCATTCTTCTTCCAAAGCAGACAGCGCCGGCAGTCTGGCGGAAATCGTTCTGAAAAATGACAGCGTAAATCCGGGTGAAGCTTACCTGTTCAACCTTTTGGGTGCTGACGGTCGCAAGAAATCTCCGAAACAGGACCTGGTTCACAACCGCAACTGTGACCTTCAGTCTGCAGGTTACCGTGTGATTGAGTCCGACAAAGGCCGCGTACTTCAAGTGGCTTTGAAGCTTTATGAAGGCATGACCACCTGGCAGCGTTGCGAAGTGAACGTGCAAATTGATTCCAACGGTGACGGCTTGGCAGATCAGGAGCTGGCAGGCTTGCCGGCGTCCGACCTGCCGGGCATGACTGGCGATGACTTTGTCAGCCTGCTATTGGATGGCAACCAGGCCCGTGAAATGCGTCGTCAGTATGAAACAGACTTTGCCACTGATCCGAGCAAAGCCAAAGAAGACTACAGTGGTGCGGTTTTGGATATTCGCGGAATGGGTGTGTTCGATAACTCCACCCTGGCGATCATCGAGGCTGATATCTCGTTGCTGTCCTTTGCAGAAACTGGGGAAATCAGCCTGAAGGTTTCTACAACCCACGGTGACAACGGCGCGATTGAATATGACGACTATCTGGGCGAGCACAGCTCTCAGTGGGAAAAGGTTTCTGTGAACACCAATGCTCAAGCCTACACCCAGATCCCTGAAGTGATCGAACTGGATGCTCAATCCAGCACAACCGTGAACCTGATCAAAGGTTACGGCGCTGGTGACCTGATCCTTTACGCGCCTCAGAATCGCTCGGTTCGTGACGTTCTGCTTGAGGACAACCAGTCCCAGCTGATTCCAGCCACGTTCAGCGACGAAAATTAA
- a CDS encoding DUF1328 domain-containing protein, which yields MLRAAIAFFILAIVAYIFGASGVAGLSVEIGRILLFVFLALAIISFVINLVSGRKP from the coding sequence ATGCTTAGAGCCGCGATAGCTTTCTTTATTCTAGCGATTGTAGCCTACATCTTCGGTGCCAGCGGCGTAGCGGGGTTGTCGGTGGAGATCGGACGAATCTTACTGTTCGTCTTCCTGGCTTTGGCCATTATCAGCTTTGTCATCAATCTGGTCAGTGGTCGAAAGCCCTGA
- a CDS encoding YeiH family protein — MNKTKIAKIAFPIAALLCFFPFVSSAAALVLGVLLAVFLGNPYVDKTRSYTHHLLSLSVIGLGAGMDLMVVGRVGFQGIGYTVVGISFTLLLGMVIGRMLKIERDTSTLITVGTAICGGSAIAAVAPTIRAKSHEVSVALGTVFMLNACALVIFPWIGHLLNLTQTQFGLWSALAIHDTSSVVGSTLQYGPESLQVGTTVKLARALWIVPVTFLIGLFYFRGQKVEGGAGKAKKPWFILGFLIAAALVTWIPELRPVGHVVETVAKRALVVTLFLIGANLTKETLKSVGIKPFLQGVGLWIVVASCTLGAILIGWIH, encoded by the coding sequence ATGAACAAAACAAAAATAGCAAAAATTGCGTTTCCGATAGCGGCACTTTTGTGCTTTTTCCCCTTTGTCTCTTCCGCAGCGGCCTTGGTTCTGGGCGTCTTGCTGGCTGTTTTTTTGGGTAATCCTTATGTCGATAAAACCCGCAGCTATACTCATCATCTGTTAAGTCTTTCTGTGATCGGTCTGGGGGCCGGGATGGATTTGATGGTCGTGGGTCGAGTGGGTTTTCAGGGCATCGGCTACACTGTGGTGGGGATCTCTTTCACTTTGCTTTTGGGGATGGTGATCGGGCGCATGCTTAAGATCGAACGTGATACTTCTACATTGATCACGGTGGGCACCGCGATCTGTGGGGGCAGTGCGATTGCGGCGGTGGCTCCTACAATTCGCGCCAAGTCTCATGAAGTATCCGTGGCATTGGGTACGGTGTTCATGCTGAATGCCTGTGCATTGGTGATCTTTCCTTGGATTGGTCATTTGCTGAATCTGACGCAGACCCAGTTTGGTCTTTGGAGTGCCTTGGCAATTCACGACACCAGCTCTGTGGTGGGTTCAACATTGCAATATGGGCCAGAGTCTTTGCAAGTGGGAACCACGGTAAAACTGGCACGCGCGTTGTGGATTGTTCCGGTGACGTTCTTGATTGGTTTGTTCTATTTCCGCGGTCAAAAAGTGGAAGGTGGTGCCGGCAAGGCGAAAAAGCCCTGGTTCATTCTGGGCTTTTTGATCGCAGCCGCCCTGGTGACCTGGATTCCCGAACTGCGCCCGGTGGGCCACGTGGTTGAAACCGTGGCGAAACGCGCTTTGGTAGTGACGTTGTTCCTGATCGGTGCCAACCTGACGAAGGAAACCCTGAAAAGCGTCGGCATCAAACCGTTCCTGCAAGGGGTGGGGTTGTGGATCGTGGTGGCGTCCTGCACGCTGGGTGCGATTTTGATTGGATGGATTCACTAA
- a CDS encoding MarC family protein codes for METLSVHSFFHLVALSFLALFPPVNPVGSSLVVGPFFMGHSAEVRRKAALSIATFCLGLCFVVAIFGVYFFRLFGISTAVVQLAGGFIIARMALQILSKSDEESDPEKAVKPSDPAQSSLMRHLFYPLAFPTTMGGGTISVLLALSANSYHPDAEIHLFQVVAVLVASVLMCALVFVCYYSAPTLLARLSPQAMQVCNKLVGFLTFCVGLQIIVNGVISLINIYPSLKP; via the coding sequence GTGGAAACGTTGTCGGTTCATTCGTTCTTTCATTTGGTGGCTTTGTCTTTTCTGGCGCTTTTTCCGCCGGTGAATCCCGTTGGCAGTTCGTTGGTAGTCGGGCCCTTTTTTATGGGGCATTCCGCAGAGGTTCGCCGCAAGGCCGCTTTGTCCATTGCGACCTTTTGTCTGGGCCTTTGTTTTGTTGTTGCGATCTTTGGGGTTTACTTCTTCCGTTTGTTTGGAATTTCGACGGCGGTGGTGCAGCTGGCGGGGGGATTTATTATCGCCCGGATGGCCCTGCAAATTCTGTCGAAGTCTGATGAAGAAAGCGACCCTGAAAAAGCTGTGAAGCCTTCTGATCCGGCTCAGTCTTCGTTAATGAGACATTTGTTCTATCCACTGGCTTTTCCTACGACCATGGGTGGGGGGACGATCTCGGTTTTGCTGGCATTAAGTGCCAACAGTTATCATCCCGATGCCGAGATTCATTTGTTTCAGGTCGTGGCCGTTCTGGTGGCCAGTGTGCTGATGTGTGCGCTGGTTTTTGTTTGCTACTATTCGGCGCCGACGCTACTTGCAAGACTCAGTCCCCAGGCGATGCAGGTTTGTAATAAACTGGTGGGTTTTCTCACGTTCTGCGTTGGCTTGCAGATCATAGTCAACGGCGTGATCAGCCTGATAAATATTTACCCTTCGTTGAAACCATAA